A portion of the Actinomycetota bacterium genome contains these proteins:
- a CDS encoding acyltransferase family protein, whose amino-acid sequence MATRFKEATFPPAFKWGDVKDAPETVAEPKAVESPSAARKKLKNPHSSSLSYMPALDGLRALAVLAVLAYHADLPWARAGFLGVDVFFVISGYLITALMLSEHSRNGRISLSRFWGRRALRLLPGLMVMLAVVAVAVPILAPDQNESLNGDLTAALTYVSNWWMIFQDKPYFEAIGRPPVLQHLWSLAVEEQFYLLWPLVLAFGLRNPLRKPRRLVKWILLAVAGSAVAMALMYSPEADASRVYYGTDTRLGTILLGAALAFLWSPGHRTAAPKWVGSFARDAAALGSLGVIGWLVVNWHEFEPRLYRGGFTAVALLAAIVVAVASHPGFLTKGLLGNLPMRWLGQRSYSIYLWHWPVFMVTRPDLDVSLSGLPLLALRMGLTLALAVASYELIEKPIRHGALARAWKRMKEGFTGRSFGKAAGGLAFLMLPVLLVSAVVAGAAIPRSAPKPPAAEALAAKDVSTASSATHPVEGLAVTETAPPVDPAAAAPPPVDPAAPVVPPPPVKVTAIGDSVMLIAKDALAARLAGGVVDADIGRQTKAVIETAQGMKDRGELGDSVIIHMGTNGLITIKQFDQLMEILKDVPRVSIVNVKVARPWEEINNRMLSENIGRFPNAKLVDWKGTASAHPEAFYKDGVHLRPSAVGMYVDLLSGSVNG is encoded by the coding sequence ATGGCGACACGGTTTAAAGAGGCTACCTTTCCGCCTGCCTTCAAATGGGGCGACGTCAAGGACGCGCCCGAAACCGTCGCCGAGCCCAAGGCTGTCGAGAGCCCGAGTGCCGCTCGCAAGAAGCTGAAGAACCCGCACAGCAGCTCGCTCAGCTACATGCCGGCCCTGGACGGCCTGAGGGCCCTGGCAGTTCTTGCGGTTCTCGCCTACCACGCCGACCTGCCCTGGGCCAGGGCGGGCTTTCTGGGCGTCGACGTCTTCTTCGTCATCAGCGGCTACCTGATCACGGCGCTCATGCTGAGCGAGCACTCTCGCAACGGCCGGATCAGCCTGAGCAGGTTCTGGGGTCGCCGGGCCCTGCGCCTTCTCCCCGGCCTGATGGTGATGCTGGCGGTGGTTGCGGTTGCAGTTCCGATCCTGGCCCCCGACCAGAACGAAAGCCTGAACGGCGACCTCACCGCAGCCCTCACCTACGTCAGCAACTGGTGGATGATCTTCCAGGACAAGCCCTACTTCGAGGCAATCGGCCGCCCGCCGGTTCTGCAGCACCTGTGGAGCTTGGCGGTGGAGGAGCAGTTCTACCTTCTGTGGCCCCTGGTCCTGGCGTTCGGCCTGCGCAACCCGTTGCGTAAGCCCCGCCGCCTGGTGAAGTGGATCCTGCTTGCGGTGGCGGGGTCCGCCGTCGCCATGGCGCTCATGTACTCGCCTGAAGCCGACGCCTCGCGGGTCTACTACGGCACGGACACCCGGCTCGGCACGATCCTGCTCGGCGCCGCGCTGGCCTTCTTATGGAGCCCCGGGCACCGCACCGCAGCGCCCAAGTGGGTCGGCAGCTTTGCCCGCGACGCGGCGGCGCTGGGGTCGCTCGGCGTCATCGGCTGGCTGGTGGTGAACTGGCACGAGTTCGAGCCCCGGCTCTACCGGGGCGGTTTCACCGCGGTCGCCCTGCTCGCCGCCATTGTCGTGGCGGTGGCGTCCCATCCGGGCTTTTTGACCAAAGGCCTGCTGGGCAACCTTCCGATGAGGTGGCTCGGCCAGCGTTCCTACTCGATCTACCTGTGGCACTGGCCGGTGTTCATGGTCACCCGGCCCGACCTCGACGTCAGCCTCAGCGGACTACCCTTGCTTGCTCTGCGAATGGGCCTGACGCTGGCGCTTGCGGTCGCCAGCTACGAGCTGATCGAGAAGCCGATCCGGCACGGCGCACTGGCGCGTGCCTGGAAGCGGATGAAGGAAGGGTTCACCGGCCGCTCGTTCGGCAAAGCGGCCGGCGGTCTGGCATTCCTGATGCTGCCGGTGCTTCTGGTATCTGCGGTGGTCGCCGGAGCCGCCATCCCGCGCAGCGCCCCCAAGCCGCCGGCCGCGGAGGCACTCGCGGCGAAGGACGTCTCCACCGCATCGAGCGCCACCCACCCAGTTGAGGGCCTGGCCGTTACGGAGACCGCTCCTCCGGTGGACCCGGCCGCCGCGGCTCCGCCGCCGGTGGACCCGGCTGCGCCGGTAGTTCCCCCGCCCCCGGTGAAGGTGACCGCCATCGGCGACTCGGTGATGCTCATCGCCAAGGACGCCCTGGCTGCGCGCCTCGCCGGAGGTGTGGTCGACGCCGACATCGGAAGGCAGACCAAAGCGGTTATCGAGACCGCCCAGGGGATGAAGGACCGGGGAGAGCTCGGCGACAGCGTGATCATCCACATGGGCACCAACGGCCTGATCACCATCAAGCAGTTCGACCAACTGATGGAGATCCTGAAGGACGTGCCTCGGGTGTCGATAGTCAACGTCAAGGTCGCCCGGCCCTGGGAGGAGATCAACAACCGGATGTTGTCCGAGAACATCGGCCGCTTCCCCAACGCCAAGCTGGTCGACTGGAAGGGGACGGCTTCGGCCCACCCGGAGGCCTTCTACAAGGACGGCGTCCACCTCCGCCCGAGCGCTGTCGGTATGTACGTGGACCTGCTGAGCGGCAGCGTAAACGGATAG